In a genomic window of Branchiostoma floridae strain S238N-H82 chromosome 19, Bfl_VNyyK, whole genome shotgun sequence:
- the LOC118406635 gene encoding zinc finger protein 184-like produces MATVEEHLRGLSQEVTLAVLPRLYMEEVVTELRRRNISTDTSTTGNCREHLLRILQDVMEQEYHGEGAGASADLDNSLDVLQMPQVETTPGSSPQNSTTVISLPLQRTEGTSHVQATPSVPCSLFKLQAIPESIVQNVTSLSNSIQLPVDAIQTLDSLPASCSTFEGAEVTVEFAIEEVDPTQYTIENSSSEDNDDDGMATTAIPDSATVTENIGWNISSKDGEVDDRINERNTCPDLNDEEPSLQQKIASKQESVSEEGDKILKRKARKRARRSDKPFKCGECSYSTFRKGDLARHEVKHTGDLPFKCDECSYSTVRKSDLEKHGIVHMQTKPFACEQCEYSTLKKGELVKHIKEKHTEEKPFTCDQCDYSTRRESHLVSHKTRHTGDAPFKCDDCSYGTLRKANLARHKLRIHMDPTPVDKSFKCTECSYSTGRKRELARHKLIHTGNIPYKCDQCDYGTLRKSDLDAHMVRHTGIMPFKCNECDYGTGRRIDFKRHLRTHTGEKPFKCGMCDFRAAMKCNVLRHQQKMHKGCKSLPSTVHDSPKENANIDRLYKCKEGAFSTADKADLATHIISHGSGEPNFSDKSGRRNADLTEKIENYSKVEAEDIGLDKMHTSKQVCQTDSVSNNEGTEAKEEAVSVQKEEDEAQESDTSESNTSTLESNFKQLAEHESFQNQTTQRPNSSKATDVEDSQSRDEDVSRSCPTDNMERDGKVGQPFKCEECSYTSYRKQDLDRHKVRHATGKVSFKCAECNYVALKKSDLDKHMVMHTGDLPYKCDQCNYSSMKKSEITRHKVAVHTGKKPYSCLQCEFRTAYKINVLKHIRNHHSSERGSPTSKGENNKGESSKVGQGTEQLQMEDKNSVSIDDATAITDADGRNLKGKEGNAPEGFIPVKSAKGSQPQNKDSKSGKLKRAGKPRSANLYLCEICDYSTHRKDCLVRHMIIHSGAKPYNCKQCEYRAADKSNLIKHIRKHLNVKKQYRCKNCAYTTTVRAEFLIHKMSHAKTYSCPECSYTSKRSSCVTRHRKTHTGEKPYLCDECGFRSSDNSNLLKHKQYYHQSCVCEVCGYTTTKMAEMKRHKKIHKIRSPAKDPEHRSALFDEKSNSQYICEECGYKTNASGHMKYHKYSHTIDCPYVCGECGYRTPHRWNFAKHKFQHTGVKPYRCDVCGYQTARAGDLRRHERTHTGEKPYMCGVCDFRTADKSTLSKHTAIIHRANKEDGAS; encoded by the coding sequence ATGGCTACTGTGGAAGAGCATCTCCGTGGCCTGTCACAAGAGGTGACCCTGGCTGTGTTACCCAGGCTGTATATGGAAGAGGTGGTTACAGAACTCAGGAGAAGGAACATCAGTACAGACACCAGCACCACAGGAAACTGTAGGGAACATCTGCTGAGGATCCTGCAGGATGTGATGGAACAAGAGTACCACGGGGAGGGCGCGGGGGCAAGCGCCGATCTGGACAACAGTTTGGACGTACTCCAGATGCCACAGGTAGAGACCACGCCTGGATCCAGCCCACAAAACAGTACAACTGTTATTAGTTTACCTTTGCAGAGAACAGAGGGAACTAGTCATGTACAGGCCACTCCATCTGTCCCTTGCAGCCTTTTCAAGTTACAGGCCATACCTGAATCTATTGTACAGAACGTCACAAGTTTGTCAAACTCTATACAGTTGCCGGTAGATGCTATTCAGACACTTGACAGTCTGCCTGCCTCTTGCAGTACTTTTGAAGGTGCAGAAGTGACTGTAGAATTTGCCATTGAGGAAGTGGATCCCACTCAGTACACCATTGAGAATAGTAGTAGTgaggataatgatgatgatggcatgGCTACCACTGCTATACCTGACAGTGCTACGGTTACTGAGAATATCGGCTGGAATATCTCGTCTAAAGATGGGGAAGTCGATGACAGGATCAATGAAAGAAATACATGTCCTGATTTGAATGATGAAGAACCTTCCTTGCAACAGAAGATTGCGTCAAAACAGGAGTCTGTTAGTGAAGAAGGAGACAAGATACTAAAAAGAAAAGCCCGCAAAAGAGCCAGAAGAAGTGACAAACCCTTTAAGTGTGGAGAGTGCAGCTACAGCACATTTAGGAAAGGAGACCTGGCCAGGCACGAGGTTAAACACACGGGTGACCTCCCCTTCAAGTGTGATGAGTGCAGCTATAGCACAGTCAGGAAGTCAGACTTAGAAAAACACGGAATAGTTCACATGCAAACAAAGCCATTCGCCTGTGAGCAGTGTGAATACAGTACGCTAAAAAAGGGGGAACTTGTCAAACATATTAAGGAAAAACACACAGAAGAAAAGCCCTTTACATGTGACCAATGTGATTACAGTACACGTAGGGAATCACACCTTGTCTCGCATAAAACAAGACATACTGGTGACGCGCCTTTCAAATGTGATGACTGTAGCTATGGAACCCTCAGGAAAGCAAATCTGGCCAGGCATAAGCTAAGAATACACATGGACCCCACTCCAGTCGACAAATCCTTCAAGTGTACAGAATGCAGCTATAGTACAGGAAGAAAAAGAGAGCTGGCCAGGCATAAGCTAATACACACAGGCAACataccctataagtgtgaccagtgtgactatggtACACTGAGAAAATCAGACCTTGACGCGCACATGGTCAGACACACAGGCATCATGCCTTTCAAGTGTAACGAATGTGACTATGGAACAGGGAGAAGGATAGATTTTAAAAGGCATTTGaggactcatacaggagaaaaacccttcaaatgtGGGATGTGTGACTTCAGGGCAGCTATGAAGTGTAATGTTTTGAGACACCAGCAGAAAATGCACAAAGGTTGCAAAAGTCTTCCCAGTACTGTACATGACAGTCCAAAGGAGAATGCCAACATTGACAGACTTTATAAGTGTAAAGAGGGTGCCTTCAGCACTGCAGATAAAGCAGACCTTGCTACACACATTATTTCCCATGGAAGTGGGGAACCTAACTTTTCTGACAAGTCTGGGAGGAGAAATGCTGACCTTACTGAAAAAATTGAGAACTATTCAAAGGTTGAAGCTGAAGATATAGGTCTTGATAAGATGCACACCTCAAAACAAGTATGCCAAACTGACTCTGTTAGTAACAATGAAGGTACTGAAGCCAAGGAAGAAGCTGTTAGTGTACAGAAAGAAGAAGATGAGGCACAAGAGTCTGACACGAGTGAAAGCAACACATCAACTCTTGAGTCAAACTTCAAGCAGCTTGCTGAACACGAGTCATTCCAGAACCAAACGACTCAAAGACCTAACTCAAGCAAGGCTACAGATGTAGAAGACAGCCAGTCTAGGGATGAAGACGTCTCAAGATCCTGTCCGACTGACAACATGGAAAGAGATGGCAAAGTTGGccaacccttcaagtgtgaagAATGTAGCTACACTAGCTATAGAAAACAAGACCTTGACAGGCATAAAGTAAGACACGCCACCGGCAAAGTGTCTTTTAAGTGTGCCGAATGCAACTATGTGGCACTAAAAAAATCAGACCTTGATAAGCATATGGTAATGCACACCGGTGACTTGCCTTATAAGTGCGATCAGTGTAACTACAGTTCAATGAAAAAGTCAGAAATCACTAGGCATAAAGTTGCAGTTCATACAGGCAAGAAACCTTACAGCTGTTTGCAGTGTGAATTCAGGACGGCTTATAAGATCAATGTCCTCAAGCATATCAGAAACCATCACAGTTCTGAACGTGGTAGCCCTACGTCTAAAGGTGAAAATAACAAAGGAGAGAGCTCCAAAGTTGGACAGGGTACAGAGCAATTGCAAATGGAGGACAAGAATTCCGTAAGTATTGACGATGCTACAGCAATCACTGATGCAGATGGTAGAAATTTGAAAGGGAAAGAGGGCAATGCTCCTGAAGGATTCATCCCAGTCAAATCTGCCAAAGGTAGTCAGCCCCAGAATAAAGACTCGAAGTCTGGCAAACTCAAAAGAGCTGGCAAGCCTAGAAGTGCAAATCTCTACCTATGTGAGATTTGTGACTATTCTACGCATCGCAAAGACTGCCTGGTGAGACACATGATCATCCATTCCGGAGCAAAACCGTACAATTGCAAGCAGTGCGAATACCGAGCTGCCGACAAATCCAACCTCATCAAGCACATCAGGAAACATCTGAACGTCAAGAAGCAGTACAGATGTAAGAACTGCGCCTACACCACAACCGTAAGGGCAGAGTTCCTCATCCACAAGATGAGCCATGCAAAGACGTACTCTTGTCCAGAGTGTAGCTACACTTCGAAGAGGTCTTCGTGCGTTACCAGACACAGGAAaacacatacaggcgagaagCCCTACCTGTGTGACGAGTGTGGGTTTCGAAGTTCGGATAATTCCAATCTTTTGAAACACAAGCAGTATTACCACCAGTCCTGTGTGTGCGAGGTTTGCGGCTACACCACCACGAAGATGGCTGAAATGAAAAGACACAAGAAAATCCATAAAATTCGGAGTCCCGCGAAGGATCCAGAGCACCGGTCTGCATTGTTTGATGAGAAGAGCAACTCGCAGTACATatgtgaggagtgcggttaCAAAACGAATGCCTCTGGTCATAtgaaatatcataaatattCGCACACCATTGACTGCCCGTAcgtgtgtggggaatgtggctACAGGACACCACACAGATGGAACTTTGCAAAGCACAAGTTTCAACATACCGGGGTGAAACCTTACCGCTGTGATGTCTGCGGGTACCAGACAGCTCGTGCAGGCGACCTTAGGAGACATGAAAGAACgcatacaggcgagaaaccctacatgtgcggggtgTGCGACTTCCGCACAGCGGATAAGTCTACCTTATCTAAGCACACTGCAATAATTCACAGGGCTAACAAAGAGGATGGAGCATCATGA